From Pseudomonas sp. stari2:
CGTCAGGAAGCGCGGTGTTGCACCGGCTGTACCGCACCGAACCCAGCCGCCATACGCCAGGCAACGGGTTGGGCTTGAGCATGGTTTCGGCGGTCGCGCGCCTGCATGACATGCGCCTCACCGTAAACGATGCGGCCCCCGGTTGCCGCATCGACATGCTCGGAAAGCCCTTGCGGCAACCGCCTGATCATGACGCGCAGGTGCCCTGTGTGCCTGCGCGCTCAGCCGAAAGCGTTTTTCTCTCAGTTGATTTTAATCAAACACGCCTGCGCGCTTCTCGACGAGATTAATCCTCGACGTCCGCATGACCGCGTCCGCGGCCAATGCCGACCATCTTGTCTCGTGGAGGCGCGTCATGGCTACTCAACTGCAAGACCTTCAACCGGGCGCTACCCCCGCCCAGCATCCGCCACTGATTGGCAGTTTGCGCAAGAGTGAGCCCAGGCGCCTGACGCTGAGCCTGCTGGTGGCGCTGGTGGTGGGTTCGATGATCGGCAGCGGCATTTTCAGCCTGCCGCAGAACATGGCCGCCAGCGCCGGGGCCGGGGCGATCCTGATCGGCTGGCTGATCACCGGAGTCGGCATGCTGTCTCTGGCACTGGTCTATCAGAGTTTGTCCAACCGCCAGCCGGCACTGGATAACGGTGTATTCGCCTACGCCCGGGCACTGGGTGGTGATTTTCTCAGCTTCAACTCTGCCTGGGGTTACTGGATCAGCGCCTGGATCGGCAACGTCAGCTACCTGGTGATTCTGTTTGCCGCGCTGAGTTACTTCTTTCCGGCATTTGGCGACGGCAATAACAAGGCAGCGATTGCCGGTGCGTCGGTCGTGCTCTGGTCGTTGCACTGGATGATCCTGCGGGGCATGCGCACGGCGGCCCGTGCCAACGCCCTGAGCACCGCGGCCAAGATCGTGCCGCTGCTGTTGTTCATCGGTTTTGTGATCGCGGCCTTCCGGCGCGACACCTTCGCCATGGACTTTTGGGGCGCTCCGGCGCTGGGCAGCACCCTCGACCAGGTCAAGAGCACGATGCTGGTGACGGTCTGGGTGTTTATCGGGATCGAAGGCGCCAATGTGTTTTCTGCCCGCGCCGCAGAACGCGCTGATGTCGGACGCGCCACGGTCATCGGTTTTGTCATTACCCTGTTGCTGCTGATCGCGGTTTCCCTGTTGTCCCTGGGCATTCTCAAACAGCCGGAACTGGCCGCCCTGAAAAACCCTTCGATGGCCGGCGTACTGCAGGCTGCCGCCGGGCCATGGGGTGCCGTGCTGATCAGCATCGGCCTGATTGTTTCGGTCGGTGGCGCCCTGCTCGCCTGGACCCTTCTGGCGGCCGAATCGGTGTTCACACCGGCGAAGGAAAAGGTCATGCCACCGTCGCTCGGCGCAGAGTCCACCCGCGGCGTACCGGCCCACGCCTTGTGGCTGACCAACGGATGCATCCAGCTGTTTCTGTTGCTGACGCTGTACTCGAGCGCCAGTTACCTGGCACTGATTTCCCTTGCCACCTCGATGATTCTGCTGCCCTACCTGCTCAGCAGTCTGTATGCACTGAAAATGACCTGGCAGGGCGAAACCTACGCCGGTCATCGCGCCCTGCAAGTGCGAGACCTGGCCATCGCGCTGGTCGCCACGCTGTATTGCGTCTGGCTGCTGTACGCCGCCGGCCCCAAATACATGCTGCTCAGCGCCTTGCTCTACGCCCCCGGCTCACTGATCTACCTGGGCACGCTGAAATCCCGTGAGGGGCAGCCCCTTGGCGGTCCCGAGACAGGTCTGCTGATCATCATCTGGGCCGCAGCGGCCTACGCCGGCTGGATGCTGTGGTCCGGGACGTTGACGTTGTAAGGAGTTCGTTCAGTCCGCGCGGTTCGCCGACAGGACGTCCGGCGCTGCGCTTTCCATCCGAGAGGAGTACCGAAAATGAGCAATTCCGTGAAAAAAATGCAGGAACATGCGGACGTAAAATCGAACCAGGTGCCCGTGACGACCGACCTCTGGCGCCCGCTGGAAAAGCTGCGGCAACAGGTCGACCACCTGTTCGAGGACTTCCACCGCGGATCATTTATGTCGCCCTTCAGCCGCGGACTGTTCGATGTCGAACCGTTCTTCTCGCGTGACTTGTTCACCCGCAGCGTGCCTGCCGTGGACATCACCGAAAAGGATAAAAGCTTCGAGATCACCGCAGAACTGCCCGGCATGGATCAGAAGAACATCGAGATCAAACTGTCCAACGGCAGCCTGATCATCAAGGGCGAGAAAAAGGAAGACAAGGAAGAAAAACGCAAGGGTTATCACTTGAGCGAGCGTCACTACGGT
This genomic window contains:
- a CDS encoding basic amino acid/polyamine antiporter, whose product is MATQLQDLQPGATPAQHPPLIGSLRKSEPRRLTLSLLVALVVGSMIGSGIFSLPQNMAASAGAGAILIGWLITGVGMLSLALVYQSLSNRQPALDNGVFAYARALGGDFLSFNSAWGYWISAWIGNVSYLVILFAALSYFFPAFGDGNNKAAIAGASVVLWSLHWMILRGMRTAARANALSTAAKIVPLLLFIGFVIAAFRRDTFAMDFWGAPALGSTLDQVKSTMLVTVWVFIGIEGANVFSARAAERADVGRATVIGFVITLLLLIAVSLLSLGILKQPELAALKNPSMAGVLQAAAGPWGAVLISIGLIVSVGGALLAWTLLAAESVFTPAKEKVMPPSLGAESTRGVPAHALWLTNGCIQLFLLLTLYSSASYLALISLATSMILLPYLLSSLYALKMTWQGETYAGHRALQVRDLAIALVATLYCVWLLYAAGPKYMLLSALLYAPGSLIYLGTLKSREGQPLGGPETGLLIIIWAAAAYAGWMLWSGTLTL
- a CDS encoding Hsp20/alpha crystallin family protein — its product is MSNSVKKMQEHADVKSNQVPVTTDLWRPLEKLRQQVDHLFEDFHRGSFMSPFSRGLFDVEPFFSRDLFTRSVPAVDITEKDKSFEITAELPGMDQKNIEIKLSNGSLIIKGEKKEDKEEKRKGYHLSERHYGSFERVFNLPKGVDAEKIDAHFSKGVLSISLPKKPEAMKADKVVPIKGE